The Deinococcus koreensis genome window below encodes:
- a CDS encoding electron transfer flavoprotein subunit beta/FixA family protein, with protein sequence MKILTLVRQVPDAEARIKIQGQTVDLDGTTVVIDGMDEYGVEEALRLREGGAQVEEIIALAIGPKRNEDALRTALAMGVDRAIHIETDARYDAVSLSAMVAQVAQQEGAGLILVGGQEADWDSQALGAATAERLGWPQLTWTNELKVEGDTLSGRHDVDDGNESFRASLPAVVTTQQGLNEPRYPTLPNIMKAKKKELRKDDPASYPSQSAVRLVGAEIQTRARRNHMIDGKDPQAAAAELLNLLRNEAKVLA encoded by the coding sequence ATGAAAATATTGACGCTCGTAAGACAAGTTCCCGACGCGGAAGCGCGGATCAAGATTCAAGGTCAGACGGTCGATCTGGACGGCACCACCGTCGTGATCGACGGCATGGACGAGTACGGGGTCGAGGAAGCCCTGCGGCTGCGTGAGGGCGGCGCCCAGGTCGAGGAGATCATTGCGCTGGCCATCGGCCCCAAACGCAACGAGGACGCCCTGCGGACGGCCCTGGCGATGGGCGTCGACCGTGCCATCCACATCGAGACGGACGCCCGCTACGACGCCGTGTCGCTGAGCGCCATGGTGGCCCAGGTGGCCCAGCAGGAGGGCGCCGGCCTCATTCTGGTGGGCGGCCAGGAGGCCGACTGGGACTCGCAGGCGCTGGGCGCGGCCACGGCCGAGCGCCTGGGCTGGCCGCAGCTCACCTGGACGAACGAACTGAAGGTCGAGGGCGACACCCTGAGCGGCCGCCACGACGTGGACGACGGCAACGAGAGCTTCCGCGCCAGCCTGCCGGCGGTCGTGACCACCCAGCAGGGCCTCAACGAGCCGCGCTACCCGACCTTGCCCAACATCATGAAGGCCAAGAAGAAGGAACTCCGCAAGGACGACCCGGCGAGCTATCCCTCCCAGAGCGCGGTGAGGCTCGTGGGGGCCGAGATCCAGACGCGGGCGCGGCGCAACCACATGATCGACGGCAAGGATCCCCAGGCCGCTGCCGCCGAACTGCTGAACCTCCTGAGAAACGAAGCGAAGGTGCTCGCATGA
- a CDS encoding ATP-dependent Clp protease ATP-binding subunit, translating to MNRYDDRARLVFHYAREEGNRLGHAMVGPEHLLLGLMREGGTAATILTEFGASLDGLRRRVEEIIGRGEGNRLNDAPSITPRARRVMELASAEARSLGAQVTSTEHILLGIIREGDGVAFRILQELTKDVDTIRWRILAQGEGSGSKPAKPVATPFLDEYGRDLTKWAREGKLDPVIGRSEEIRRVTQILTRRTKNNPVLIGDPGVGKTAIVEGLALAIFEKRTPPNLHGVRLVSLDLSGVVAGTKYRGEFEERLRQIIEELRNAKVIAFIDELHTLVGAGGAEGTLDAANILKPALSRGEIQVIGATTTGEYHRYIEKDAALERRFQPVIVLEPSPAETLQILRGLRPKYEEHHGVQIPDQALELAVRIGERSLPGRNFPDKAIDLIDEAASRVRLNMSVGLPVSENDDGEPMVTREDMEAVINSMGGIYSEETATQLADLDKELQDQVYGQPDAIKALSSALRRARVGLGGRTRVAASFLFVGPSGVGKTFLAKALARSLFGSERALIRVDMSEFQESHSVSKLIGSPPGYVGYEQGGRLTEAVRRQPFSVILLDEIEKAHPDVYNTFLQVLDDGRLTDGLGRTVDFRRTILIMTSNTGFNVGPTVGFSPVTPDNNAPLRNIFTPEFLDRLDEVIRFKSLGEEELVRVAQQLMGEMREELASRELTVTFDPAIASWLVGKLKARGPKHAVGSTRQLRTLVREEIEDGLALELIGNEGEEVRVVLGDDGVQFERGQPAPPQILA from the coding sequence ATGAACAGATATGACGACCGCGCCCGCCTGGTTTTTCACTACGCAAGAGAAGAGGGAAACCGGCTGGGCCACGCGATGGTGGGGCCAGAGCACCTGCTGCTGGGCCTGATGCGCGAGGGCGGCACCGCCGCGACCATCCTGACCGAGTTCGGCGCCAGTCTGGACGGCCTGCGCCGCCGGGTCGAGGAGATCATCGGCCGGGGCGAGGGCAACCGCCTGAACGACGCCCCCAGCATTACGCCGCGGGCCCGCCGGGTCATGGAACTGGCCTCGGCCGAGGCGAGAAGCCTGGGCGCCCAGGTCACCTCGACCGAACACATCCTGCTGGGCATCATCCGCGAGGGCGACGGCGTGGCCTTCCGGATCCTGCAGGAGCTGACCAAGGATGTGGACACCATCCGCTGGCGCATCCTGGCGCAGGGCGAGGGCAGCGGCAGCAAGCCCGCCAAGCCGGTCGCCACGCCCTTTCTGGACGAGTACGGCCGCGACCTGACCAAGTGGGCGCGCGAGGGCAAGCTCGACCCCGTGATCGGCCGTTCCGAGGAAATCCGCCGCGTGACCCAGATCCTCACCCGCCGCACCAAGAACAACCCGGTGCTCATCGGCGATCCGGGCGTGGGCAAGACGGCCATCGTCGAGGGGCTGGCCCTGGCGATCTTCGAGAAGCGCACGCCGCCCAACCTGCACGGCGTCCGGCTGGTCAGCCTGGATCTTTCGGGCGTGGTCGCGGGCACCAAGTACCGGGGCGAGTTCGAGGAGCGGCTGCGCCAGATCATCGAGGAACTGCGCAACGCCAAGGTGATCGCCTTCATCGACGAGCTGCACACCCTGGTCGGGGCCGGCGGCGCCGAGGGCACGCTGGACGCCGCGAACATCCTCAAGCCGGCGCTCTCGCGCGGTGAGATCCAGGTCATCGGCGCGACCACCACGGGCGAGTACCACCGCTACATCGAAAAGGACGCCGCCCTGGAACGCCGCTTCCAGCCGGTCATCGTGCTGGAGCCCAGCCCCGCAGAGACCCTGCAGATCCTGCGCGGCCTGCGCCCCAAGTACGAGGAGCACCACGGCGTGCAGATTCCGGATCAGGCGCTGGAACTGGCCGTGCGGATCGGTGAGCGCTCCCTGCCCGGCCGCAACTTCCCCGACAAGGCCATCGACCTGATCGACGAGGCGGCCAGCCGCGTGCGTCTGAACATGAGCGTCGGCCTGCCGGTCTCCGAGAACGACGACGGCGAACCGATGGTCACCCGCGAGGACATGGAGGCTGTGATCAACTCCATGGGCGGCATCTACTCTGAAGAGACGGCCACCCAACTGGCCGACCTCGACAAGGAACTGCAGGATCAGGTGTACGGCCAGCCCGACGCCATCAAGGCGCTCAGCTCGGCCCTGCGCCGCGCCCGCGTGGGCCTGGGCGGGCGCACCCGCGTGGCCGCCAGCTTCCTGTTCGTGGGGCCCAGCGGGGTCGGCAAGACCTTCCTGGCCAAGGCCCTGGCCCGCAGCCTCTTCGGCTCGGAGCGCGCCCTGATCCGCGTGGACATGAGCGAGTTCCAGGAAAGCCACTCGGTGAGCAAGCTGATCGGCTCGCCTCCCGGCTACGTGGGCTACGAGCAGGGCGGCCGACTGACCGAGGCCGTGCGCCGCCAGCCCTTCTCGGTGATCCTGCTCGACGAGATCGAGAAGGCCCACCCGGACGTCTACAACACCTTCCTGCAGGTGCTCGACGACGGCCGCCTCACCGACGGTCTGGGCCGCACCGTGGACTTCCGCCGCACCATCCTGATCATGACCAGCAACACCGGCTTCAACGTGGGCCCGACCGTGGGCTTCTCGCCGGTCACGCCCGACAACAACGCGCCGCTGCGCAACATCTTCACCCCGGAATTCCTCGACCGGCTGGACGAGGTGATCCGCTTCAAGTCGCTGGGCGAGGAGGAACTGGTGCGCGTGGCCCAGCAGCTCATGGGCGAGATGCGCGAGGAGCTGGCGAGCCGCGAGCTGACCGTGACCTTCGATCCGGCCATCGCCTCCTGGCTGGTGGGCAAGCTCAAGGCCCGTGGCCCCAAGCACGCGGTCGGCAGCACCCGCCAGCTCCGCACCCTGGTGCGCGAGGAGATCGAGGACGGCCTGGCCCTGGAGCTGATCGGCAACGAGGGCGAGGAAGTGCGCGTGGTGCTGGGCGACGACGGCGTGCAGTTCGAACGCGGTCAGCCGGCTCCGCCGCAGATCCTGGCCTGA
- a CDS encoding carboxymuconolactone decarboxylase family protein, translating to MSNEPSSPPARDIIFGDQQARILKRLEGLDDDLAAYIRDFAYDTVYDHPGLDLKTKELIACALLVSLGSPPELRTHLRGALNAGATEAELRSALLMCIPYLGFPRTVAGFEQLRVHLHAGTDHKKGEPASPPVHPEEVEL from the coding sequence ATGAGCAACGAACCCTCCTCACCACCGGCCAGAGACATCATCTTCGGCGACCAGCAGGCCCGCATCCTGAAGCGGCTGGAGGGGCTGGACGACGACCTGGCCGCCTACATCCGTGACTTCGCCTACGACACCGTATACGACCACCCGGGCCTCGACCTGAAGACCAAGGAGCTGATCGCCTGCGCCCTGCTGGTCTCGCTGGGCAGTCCGCCGGAGCTGCGAACCCACCTGCGCGGCGCCCTGAACGCCGGGGCCACGGAGGCCGAACTCAGGAGCGCGCTGCTGATGTGCATCCCGTATCTGGGCTTTCCCCGAACCGTGGCCGGCTTCGAACAGTTGCGAGTCCACCTGCACGCAGGAACAGACCACAAAAAGGGTGAACCAGCCAGTCCGCCGGTTCACCCTGAAGAGGTGGAGCTTTAG